From the Caldicellulosiruptoraceae bacterium PP1 genome, one window contains:
- a CDS encoding FAD-dependent oxidoreductase: MKYVIIGAVAGGTTAAMKIRRNDDKAEIVVYEKDTDISYSGCSLAYYISGVIKDRKSIVPRDTEYFKKYNVDILTLHEVIKISPQENKVYVKNLTTNDVFEDYYDKLIIATGASPIIPDIKGINKEGIFKLRNVQDADKIKSFIASEKPLHALIVGGGYIGLEMAESFKTLGMSVTIIEKQDYIAPSLDDDMSRLVEEYLESCGIKIYKKAEILEFEGENDKVRFAVINNNEKIRSDIVLISTGIKPNTKLAKEASIKTGINDAIEVDQYMRTNIENIYAAGDCAETYFKLNGQSIYIPLGSTANKMGRIAGENATGGNLKFNGILATSIFKVFDMSVAQTGYTEKKAKQEGLDIEVGHISKHNITQAYPGAERMTIKAIVEKNSRKIIGAQIVGKFGVDKRIDVLATAIYSGLTVDDLFQLDLAYAPPFSSAKDPIHYVGMVMTNFIDQKKINCTQEKLLQRIKNGDKLFILDVRTKEQFDKKHIINAINIPLEEIYEKLNDIPKDTDIIVYCNTGVSSNIVQNILQNNGFRKVINLSGGISNITLPELLQEG; the protein is encoded by the coding sequence TTGAAGTATGTAATAATTGGTGCTGTTGCAGGTGGAACAACAGCAGCAATGAAAATTAGAAGGAATGATGATAAAGCTGAAATTGTTGTCTATGAAAAAGACACTGATATATCATATTCTGGGTGTAGTCTTGCATATTATATTTCTGGTGTAATTAAGGATAGAAAGAGTATTGTTCCAAGGGATACAGAGTACTTTAAGAAATACAATGTTGACATTTTAACATTACATGAAGTAATAAAAATTTCACCACAGGAAAATAAAGTATATGTAAAAAATTTAACAACTAATGATGTTTTTGAAGATTATTATGACAAATTGATAATCGCTACAGGTGCTTCGCCTATTATACCTGATATAAAAGGTATAAATAAAGAAGGAATATTCAAGTTAAGAAATGTTCAAGATGCTGATAAAATAAAAAGTTTTATAGCTTCGGAAAAGCCATTACATGCTCTAATTGTAGGTGGTGGCTATATTGGACTTGAAATGGCAGAATCTTTTAAAACATTAGGAATGAGTGTAACTATAATTGAAAAGCAAGACTATATTGCTCCATCTCTTGATGATGATATGTCAAGACTTGTAGAAGAGTATCTCGAATCTTGTGGTATAAAAATATACAAAAAAGCTGAAATACTTGAATTTGAAGGTGAAAATGATAAAGTAAGATTTGCAGTTATAAATAATAATGAAAAGATTAGATCGGACATTGTTCTTATTTCAACAGGCATCAAACCTAACACAAAGCTTGCCAAGGAAGCTTCTATCAAAACGGGTATTAATGATGCTATTGAAGTAGATCAATATATGAGAACAAACATAGAGAATATTTATGCTGCAGGTGATTGTGCTGAAACATATTTTAAATTAAATGGTCAAAGTATATATATTCCACTAGGTTCCACAGCTAACAAAATGGGAAGGATTGCAGGTGAGAATGCTACTGGTGGAAATTTAAAATTTAATGGAATATTGGCTACTTCAATATTTAAGGTTTTTGATATGTCAGTAGCACAAACAGGTTATACTGAAAAAAAGGCAAAGCAAGAAGGGCTTGATATAGAAGTAGGACATATTTCAAAACATAACATAACACAAGCATATCCTGGTGCTGAAAGAATGACAATTAAGGCAATTGTAGAAAAAAACTCAAGAAAGATCATTGGTGCTCAAATAGTTGGTAAATTTGGTGTTGATAAGAGAATAGATGTATTAGCTACTGCAATTTATTCAGGTCTTACTGTTGATGATTTGTTCCAACTTGATTTAGCGTATGCTCCACCATTTTCATCGGCAAAGGACCCTATCCATTATGTAGGAATGGTGATGACAAACTTTATTGATCAAAAAAAGATTAACTGCACTCAAGAGAAGCTTTTACAAAGGATAAAAAATGGTGACAAGTTGTTTATTTTAGATGTAAGAACAAAAGAACAGTTTGATAAGAAGCATATAATAAATGCTATTAATATTCCTCTTGAAGAAATATATGAAAAATTAAATGATATTCCTAAAGATACAGACATTATTGTTTATTGCAATACTGGTGTTAGCTCTAATATTGTTCAAAATATATTACAAAATAATGGATTTAGAAAGGTAATAAACCTTTCTGGTGGGATATCCAATATTACTTTACCAGAATTGCTTCAGGAAGGGTAA
- a CDS encoding ribose-phosphate diphosphokinase, with amino-acid sequence MKRLRIFACSTSYDFSLEICNELGTDLGKMEIIKFDNDNKFIRILETVREDDCFVIQTSMPPVDENLMELLIAIDALKRASAARVTAVVPYYPYVRSDKKDQPRVPITARLVADLLTAAGADRILTCDLHSAQIQGFFKIPVDHLTAINLLCEYLTHKKIPNLVVVATDAGSSKKAYRYAKMLHAPIAMLDKRRLGNDQEVEIEHVIGDVEGKNIVIFDDEIDRASSVKQAIEILIKYNIKDIYVGCTHPVLSGPAIERLRNLPIKEIITTNTIPLKNEKKLDNMTILSIAPLFAQAIKRIHTGQSIGKLLGET; translated from the coding sequence ATGAAGAGATTAAGAATTTTTGCCTGTTCTACATCATATGATTTTTCTTTAGAAATCTGTAATGAACTTGGAACAGATTTAGGCAAAATGGAGATAATTAAATTTGATAATGATAATAAATTTATTAGAATACTTGAAACAGTTCGAGAAGATGATTGCTTTGTTATTCAAACATCTATGCCACCTGTTGATGAAAATCTGATGGAGCTTTTAATAGCAATTGATGCACTGAAACGTGCTTCTGCTGCAAGAGTAACAGCAGTTGTGCCTTATTATCCATATGTCCGTTCAGACAAAAAAGATCAACCAAGAGTACCAATAACAGCAAGATTGGTGGCTGATTTACTTACTGCAGCTGGTGCTGATAGAATTCTTACATGTGATTTACATTCGGCTCAAATACAAGGATTCTTCAAAATTCCTGTTGATCATCTTACAGCTATAAATTTATTGTGCGAATATCTCACACATAAAAAGATACCTAATTTAGTTGTAGTTGCTACTGATGCTGGTAGTTCAAAAAAGGCTTATAGATATGCAAAAATGCTTCATGCACCAATTGCTATGTTAGACAAAAGAAGATTAGGAAATGATCAAGAGGTAGAGATAGAGCATGTAATTGGAGATGTTGAAGGTAAAAATATAGTTATTTTTGACGATGAGATAGATAGAGCAAGTTCTGTGAAACAAGCTATTGAGATACTAATAAAATATAATATAAAGGATATATATGTTGGATGCACTCATCCTGTTTTATCTGGTCCTGCAATTGAAAGGCTTAGAAATCTCCCAATAAAAGAAATAATTACCACTAATACAATACCTCTAAAAAATGAAAAAAAGCTTGACAATATGACAATCCTATCAATTGCTCCTCTTTTTGCTCAAGCTATTAAAAGAATACACACAGGACAATCAATAGGTAAACTATTAGGCGAAACTTAA
- a CDS encoding cytochrome c biogenesis CcdA family protein, with the protein MATSIFIMAFFAGLISFLSPCIIPMITVYFSLITGMSVDELKKVNKNNAIRLKIIINTLLFIAAFTIVFSAAGAASGKILGFIKENTVIFNTVGGITVIFLALKLFGLFKAISFRIKLLEDLFDKFKVNASASYITTFVVGLFFAIACSHCIGPLLYSMLIFAGNMGTSYAGMVVMFFFSMGLAIPYLLIGIAYGKSIGVIKKILKYHMVISYIVGAILLLFGILLLFNRITLVTELFYKFIPFKSTIGM; encoded by the coding sequence ATGGCTACATCTATTTTTATTATGGCTTTTTTTGCTGGATTGATTTCTTTTTTATCACCCTGCATTATACCGATGATTACAGTGTATTTCAGTCTGATTACTGGTATGTCTGTGGATGAACTAAAAAAAGTCAATAAAAACAATGCTATAAGATTAAAGATAATCATTAATACACTATTATTTATTGCTGCATTTACCATTGTATTTTCGGCTGCAGGTGCTGCTTCGGGTAAGATTTTGGGTTTTATAAAAGAAAATACTGTCATATTCAATACTGTTGGTGGAATCACTGTGATTTTTCTAGCACTTAAATTATTTGGTCTGTTTAAAGCAATTTCCTTCAGAATAAAATTATTGGAAGATCTATTTGACAAGTTTAAAGTGAATGCTTCAGCTAGTTACATCACCACCTTTGTGGTTGGATTGTTTTTTGCAATTGCTTGTTCACATTGCATAGGTCCTTTATTGTATTCTATGCTGATATTCGCAGGAAACATGGGTACTTCATACGCAGGAATGGTAGTAATGTTCTTTTTTTCAATGGGGCTTGCAATACCATATCTTTTGATTGGAATAGCATATGGAAAATCAATTGGCGTGATAAAGAAAATTTTGAAATACCATATGGTTATATCATATATAGTAGGGGCGATACTTTTGTTGTTTGGAATTTTACTGCTTTTTAACAGGATTACTTTAGTAACTGAGTTATTTTATAAATTCATTCCTTTCAAGAGTACTATAGGAATGTAG
- a CDS encoding peptidoglycan-binding protein has product MRREKLYAKLLLFLFIILYIQISYVYAKGMVLKKGMESKEVKMLQLKLKSLGYFKYTPTGYFGSSTESAVKNFQKLNNLVADGVAGSQTLWKINELIKRTLTVSRGGVSRGGMQRKNDIVLLPWFEKVSKIFRIGDIAKVIDLDTGMSVMVRRTFGTNHADVETVTAEDTAILKKIAGGEWNWKRRAVIVEIDGYKLAASITAMPHAGRDDKPAGIIVENRSGGYGKGENLDAIKGNKMDGHFDIHFLNSRTHGTNRVDEEHQQMVKKAYQSDKQ; this is encoded by the coding sequence TTGCGGAGGGAAAAACTGTATGCAAAATTATTATTATTTTTGTTTATAATATTATACATACAAATCAGTTATGTCTACGCAAAAGGCATGGTTTTGAAAAAGGGGATGGAAAGTAAGGAAGTCAAGATGTTACAACTTAAGCTAAAGAGTTTAGGATATTTTAAGTATACACCTACTGGATATTTTGGTAGTAGTACAGAATCTGCAGTGAAGAATTTTCAAAAGCTCAACAATTTAGTTGCAGATGGTGTTGCAGGAAGCCAGACACTTTGGAAAATAAATGAATTGATAAAAAGAACTTTAACTGTTTCTAGGGGAGGAGTTTCCCGTGGGGGTATGCAGCGAAAAAATGATATTGTTCTTTTACCGTGGTTTGAAAAGGTAAGTAAAATCTTTAGAATAGGTGACATTGCTAAAGTAATCGATTTGGATACAGGCATGAGTGTAATGGTGAGAAGGACTTTCGGTACAAACCATGCTGATGTTGAAACAGTAACGGCTGAAGATACTGCTATATTAAAGAAAATTGCAGGTGGGGAATGGAACTGGAAGAGAAGAGCTGTAATTGTAGAGATTGATGGATATAAACTAGCAGCGTCCATAACAGCCATGCCACATGCCGGAAGGGATGATAAGCCTGCAGGTATAATTGTTGAAAACCGTAGCGGAGGTTATGGGAAAGGCGAAAATCTGGATGCAATAAAAGGTAATAAAATGGATGGACATTTTGATATTCATTTTTTAAACAGCAGAACTCATGGCACCAATAGAGTAGATGAGGAGCATCAGCAAATGGTGAAAAAGGCCTATCAATCCGATAAACAATAA
- a CDS encoding G5 domain-containing protein, which translates to MERFRSFLITSVLVLIVSILLGSVTAKAIVKEVSLTLDGKTYFYSTIKSDVKGFLEEKNISLSNDDYINVSLNDPIKENMSILIKRAFDVKVIDNQNSQIIKMTSGVVEDALKKAGIKLETNDKVNLPLSETLKPNLIIKITRINQKIISEESKIPFSVEKRLNYRMEFGKEMVVQEGKEGVLKKTYQITYENNKEVSKKFLKSEIVKKPISKIVEVGTIRWFKTSRGEVVRYRKVYSMIATAYELSPNDTGKSPSHPDYAKTATGHRVQRGVVAVDPRVIPLGTRLYVEGYGFARALDTGSAIKGNRIDVFVEKNAEQYGRRRVNVYILAD; encoded by the coding sequence ATGGAAAGATTTCGGAGCTTCCTCATAACCTCTGTGCTCGTTTTGATTGTATCAATATTGCTTGGCTCGGTTACTGCTAAGGCTATTGTCAAAGAAGTTAGTCTTACATTAGATGGAAAAACATACTTTTATTCAACAATAAAGAGTGACGTTAAAGGTTTTTTGGAAGAGAAAAATATCAGTTTATCAAATGATGACTATATAAATGTTTCATTAAATGACCCAATAAAAGAAAATATGTCTATATTAATCAAAAGAGCATTTGATGTAAAGGTTATTGATAATCAAAATAGCCAGATAATAAAAATGACAAGTGGTGTAGTAGAGGATGCCCTTAAAAAAGCAGGTATAAAACTTGAAACTAACGACAAAGTAAATTTACCTTTGTCAGAAACATTAAAGCCTAATTTAATTATTAAGATTACTCGTATTAATCAAAAAATTATTTCTGAAGAATCCAAAATACCGTTTAGTGTTGAGAAAAGATTAAATTACAGAATGGAATTTGGTAAAGAAATGGTTGTTCAAGAAGGAAAAGAAGGTGTATTGAAAAAAACTTATCAAATAACTTATGAGAATAATAAAGAAGTTTCAAAGAAATTTTTGAAAAGTGAGATTGTAAAAAAGCCTATTTCCAAGATAGTGGAAGTAGGAACAATTAGGTGGTTTAAAACTTCAAGAGGTGAAGTTGTCAGATACAGAAAGGTTTACAGTATGATTGCGACAGCATATGAGTTATCACCTAATGATACAGGTAAAAGCCCGAGCCATCCAGATTACGCAAAAACAGCGACAGGGCACAGAGTTCAAAGAGGTGTTGTCGCAGTAGACCCAAGGGTTATTCCTCTTGGAACAAGACTTTATGTAGAAGGATATGGATTTGCAAGAGCATTAGATACCGGCTCTGCAATAAAAGGAAATAGAATTGATGTTTTTGTTGAAAAAAATGCAGAACAGTATGGAAGACGACGTGTAAATGTATATATTCTTGCTGACTAA
- a CDS encoding DedA family protein: MVNCLKNLVINYGIWAISLIFCIEGLGTPFPTQVGFIGAVGFIISNRYSILFFILVITLSNLIGNIIIYFLLGFGSKNIINFFERLFKIKKEYLFDISKFFSKYGFFTISVARIIGIPRTLVIFLAGVTKMSFLTYITSALIGNLIWSTFYIYFFMYGYKFGKYLYDKNLQLFVVAILILLCIIIILWLVLIKIVLKKKRRV, translated from the coding sequence ATGGTTAACTGTCTAAAAAATCTTGTTATTAATTATGGAATCTGGGCAATATCATTAATATTTTGTATAGAAGGATTAGGGACACCATTTCCTACACAAGTAGGATTTATAGGTGCGGTTGGGTTTATTATCTCAAATAGATATTCTATATTGTTTTTCATCTTGGTAATTACTCTTTCAAATCTAATAGGAAATATAATTATATATTTTCTACTCGGTTTTGGAAGCAAAAATATTATTAATTTTTTTGAAAGGCTATTTAAAATAAAAAAAGAATATCTATTTGATATATCAAAATTCTTTTCAAAATATGGTTTTTTTACAATCTCAGTAGCAAGGATTATTGGTATTCCTAGAACATTAGTCATCTTTTTAGCTGGTGTCACAAAAATGAGCTTTCTTACTTATATAACTTCAGCATTAATTGGAAATCTTATCTGGTCAACCTTTTATATATACTTTTTTATGTACGGATATAAATTTGGAAAATACTTATATGATAAAAATCTACAATTATTTGTAGTTGCTATATTAATACTGTTATGTATTATAATTATACTTTGGCTTGTATTAATAAAAATTGTATTAAAAAAGAAAAGAAGGGTATAA